Proteins from one Ficedula albicollis isolate OC2 chromosome 3, FicAlb1.5, whole genome shotgun sequence genomic window:
- the LOC101806672 gene encoding uncharacterized protein LOC101806672, whose amino-acid sequence MKPLPSLFILALLLMPWVLGPAPAGQGSGVMPRPCCDAAGAAPGVRGSSQEYWKVKPEPESPWLLAYVPIRNCHRVLKDKYGEFSPPAFHADFPVTFWCNWTIWAGSRRHIIIYIQGFIAKDACNKNEDKILFEGVSSLVENSVVYACWKNEMHVFATFAQAVHVVLLKRYLPNQRDAQFKGKYYIFQDQQGDSSSKDDAISGTSVSKLPKRGGIFQSGWVENLRGTLGFATTRGSTTVLSSEPMQGRGITLDTTAVGRPTELILCERARTQALETKAPCGLGSELLGAQEAQGIGRPEGIIPTAAQDIWGQNPSVSEDSTVSFGPALSALLETPLLGAFQPAEPFLQPTLETPLLGAFQPAEPFLQPTDLMDVFPLRSSRGAVRRRTVPHPTAPGLAVPALATGLEHPLTHVSALGTETNPVLVTSSTAPVPTDSGSLDLIPEAPLPPQVESVSTVASLPAAVDRDPVSLGQRDISPASPGGQEMVSPSPPCHPSVASELGIDGSSRCLSPGMQKLVLGQAGGQGGQTTASVGLMARSPSPIFVTVPGPGVRLTQPEAHVSSGSGVPPASLSDTREEHKVHQDSTASDKPASAYNFRGFKMQGTPEALQVGAGQRSTASFSTIPAHPAAAALWGETLPRDQKIWKPSGVPRNTQMSEGQQRKHAELGSPWVTEYFPIRSCHLIFQNGSGMFYLPLHADIEHNIWCNWTIWAGPQKHIVIYVQGFQGSDGCANNQDKIIFQGVSSSVETKVVFACHNRGTLIFAAQATEVQVLFLSGSGFRSHEYRCFKGQYYVFRDSETVGSSSDTTAAPQETSKKESWRTVVTKGLLPMLTVPPGPPAAPAGGRIQHDIVSPEVAQHSPDLVEDGQSGANLSEHGQDETRLERNLKDGGSKDRETEDDLMVDPAPAGQDTGGKAEPPALELTKGATVPGTALFTMVPCHPAGSSCSEMPSSSVGVSDTSPSLGQASDSASEVAAAAHHTQTPVMAEPPPNTNTKPPPYPSPGVTAADVVSLGGTTQDLFDLMSSVKNDTGLQPHPGDVLFEVTVEIKPKDWIPHGGNEFQKGLLESLTNHIQKNLKFSDNRVSEMKLKDVKRTSDANLLLTFWLHLEPEERNVSLLLRSQLERLLGTSVGVEKLQLVSLFVEDVNECQAGLDLCGEEAECFNGVGTYLCRCRKGYEDHSPSKSGTLCIRAPRPDVNECQAGLDLCGEEAECFNGVGTYLCRCKKGYEDHSPTKSGTLCIRAPRPGISAFLRQADTLAGAALAAGLALLAASAALCLRLKLRARTPEWLWSVRAHHGPALPEPPPPL is encoded by the exons ATGAAGCCTTTGCCCTCCCTGTTTATTCTGGCCCTGCTCTTGATGCCTTGGGTGCTGgggccagctcctgctgggcagggttCTGGGGTGATGCCAAGGCCctgctgtgatgctgctggtgctgctccaggg GTAAGGGGATCCTCTCAGGAATATTGGAAGGTTAAGCCAG AGCCAGAATCTCCTTGGTTATTGGCCTATGTGCCTATAAGAAACTGCCACAGAGTGCTGAAGGACAAATATGGGGAGTTTTCTCCTCCAGCATTCCATGCTGATTTCCCTGTAACCTTTTGGTGCAACTGGACAATCTGGGCAGGCTCCAGGAGGCACATCATCATTTATATACAGGGATTTATCGCTAAGGATGCTTGCAACAAAAATGAGGACAAAATTCTGTTTGAAGGAGTCTCCTCCCTGGTGGAAAACAGTGTTGTTTATGCCTGCTGGAAAAATGAGATGCATGTTTTTGCCACCTTTGCCCAGGCTGTCCATGTTGTGCTGCTGAAGAGGTACTTGCCAAACCAGAGAGATGCACAATTTAAAGGGAAGTACTACATCTTCCAAGACCAGCAAGGTGACTCTTCCTCCAAAGATGATGCGATTTCTGGAACTTCTGTTTCAAAACTGCCAAAGAGAGGTGGTATTTTTCAGTCTGGTTGGGTTGAAAACCTTAGAGGTACACTGGGCTTTGCAACCACACGTGGCAGCACCACCGTGCTAAGCAGTGAGCCGATGCAGGGAAGAGGGATCACTCTGGACACCACGGCTGTGGGACGTCCTACAGAGCTCATCCTATGTGAACGTGCAAGGACACAGGCTCTGGAAACAAAAGCTCCTTGTGGGCTGGGatctgagctgctgggggctcaAGAAGCTCAAGGCATAGGAAGACCTGAGGGAATaatccccactgcagcacaggacaTCTGGGGGCAGAATCCCTCTGTGAGTGAGGACAGCACGGTGAGTTTTGGTCCTGCGCTCAGTGCGCTTTTGGAAACTCCTTTGCTTGGTGCTTTCCAGCCAGCAGAACCTTTTTTGCAGCCAACTTTGGAAACTCCTTTGCTTGGTGCCTTCCAGCCAGCAGAACCTTTTTTGCAGCCAACAGAT CTCATGGATGTTTTCCCACTGAGAAGTTCTAGGGGAGCTGTCAGGAGGAGAACAGTGCCgcatcccacagcaccagggcTGGCTGTACCTGCTTTGGCaacagggctggagcatcctctCACTCATGTAtctgccctggggacagaaaCCAACCCTGTGCTGGTGACCTCTTCCACAGCACCTGTCCCTACAGACTCTGGCTCTCTGGATTTAATCCCTGAAGCACCTCTTCCTCCACAAGTAGAGTCTGTGTCCACGGTGGcctctctgccagctgctgtggaTCGGGACCCTGTCAGTCTCGGGCAAAGGGACATCTCCCCAGCTAGCCCAGGAGGACAGGAGATGGTCTCCCCTTCACCACCTTGCCATCCATCAGTAGCCTCTGAACTGGGCATAGATGGGTCCTCCAGATGCCTTAGCCCTGGGATGCAAAAGCTGGTGCTGGGACAGGCCGGTGGCCAGGGAGGCCAAACCACAGCCTCTGTGGGCTTGATGGCCAGGAGTCCCTCCCCCATCTTTGTCACTGTCCCAGGGCCTGGTGTGAGGCTAACTCAGCCTGAGGCCCATgtcagcagtggctctggggtgCCACCAGCTTCCCTGTCTGACACCAGAGAGGAGCACAAGGTGCATCAGGACAGTACTGCTAGTGACAAACCAGCTTCTGCCTACAACTTCAGGGGATTTAAAATGCAGGGAACCCCAGAAGCTCTGCAGGTGGGTGCAGGACAGAGGTCAACTGCCTCCTTCAGCACCAttcctgcacaccctgcagctgcagctctgtggggagAAACACTGCCAAGAGACCAAAAGATTTGGAAGCCCTCTGGTGTACCCAGGAATACCCAGATGTCAGAAGGACAGCAAAGGAAACATGCTG agctgggctctccctgggtAACCGAGTACTTTCCCATCAGGAGCTGCCACCTCATCTTCCAGAATGGGTCTGGCATGTTTTACCTCCCTCTGCATGCTGACATTGAACACAACATCTGGTGCAACTGGACCATCTGGGCAGGCCCCCAGAAGCACATTGTCATCTATGTCCAGGGGTTCCAGGGGAGCGATGGCTGTGCCAACAACCAGGACAAGATCATTTTCCAGGGGGTCTCGTCAAGTGTGGAAACCAAAGTGGTGTTCGCCTGCCACAACAGAGGCACTCTGATCTTTGCTGCACAAGCCACTGAGGTCCAGGTGTTGTTTCTGTCAGGGAGTGGTTTCAGAAGCCATGAATACAGGTGTTTTAAAGGACAGTATTATGTATTCAGAGACTCTGAAACTGTGGGCTCTTCAAGTGAtaccacagcagctcctcaggagaCCTCTAAAAAAGAGAGCTGGAGGACAGTGGTGACCAAAGGCTTACTGCCCATGCTGACAGTTCCTCCAGGCCCACCAGCTGCACCTGCTGGTGGTAGGATCCAGCATGACATTGTGAGCCCAGAAGTGGCCCAACATTCTCCTGATCTCGTGGAAGATGGTCAGTCTGGTGCTAACCTGAGTGAGCATGGTCAGGATGAAACCAGGCTGGAAAGGAACCTTAAGGACGGTGGCAGCAAGGACAGAGAAACTGAAGATGACCTGATGGTggacccagctccagctgggcaaGACACTGGGGGTAAAGCTGAGCCACCTGCCTTGGAGCTGACCAAGGGGGCCACAGTGCCAGGGACTGCTCTGTTCACCATGGTCCCATGTCACCCAGCTGGCTCCTCTTGCTCAGAGATGCCCAGCAGCAGTGTAGGTGTCTCTGACACATCTCCTAGCCTGGGTCAGGCCAGTGACAGCGCCTCAgaagtggcagctgctgcacatcACACACAGACACCAGTGATGGCAGAGCCACCACCAAACACCAACACAAAACCACCTCCCTACCCTTCTCCTGGTGTGACTGCTGCTGATGTGGTGTCTCTGGGAGGAACGACCCAAGATCTCTTTG ATCTGATGTCATCTGTGAAGAATGACACAGGACTGCAGCCCCATCCTGGAG ATGTGCTGTTTGAAGTCACTGTTGAAATCAAACCCAAGGACTGGATTCCTCATGGTGGAAATGAGTTCCAAAAGGGTCTCCTTGAATCTCTGACGAATCAC ATCCAGAAGAACCTGAAGTTTTCTGACAATAGAGTCAGTGAAATGAAGCTAAAGGATGTCAAAAG GACGAGTGATGCCAACCTGCTGCTCACCTTCTGGCTGCACCTGGAGCCGGAGGAGAGGAacgtgtccctgctcctgcgCTCCCAGCTGGAGCGGCTGCTTGGCACCTCAGTGGGCgtggagaagctgcagcttgTTTCACTGTTTGTTGAAG ATGTGAACgagtgccaggctgggcttgaCCTCTGTGGAGAGGAGGCAGAGTGCTTCAACGGTGTGGGCACCTACCTGTGCCGCTGCAGGAAAGGCTACGAGGATCATTCTCCCAGCAAGTCCGGCACGCTCTGCATCCGCGCTCCCCGGCCAG ATGTGAACgagtgccaggctgggcttgaCCTCTGTGGAGAGGAGGCAGAGTGCTTCAACGGTGTGGGCACCTACCTGTGCCGCTGCAAGAAAGGCTACGAGGATCATTCTCCCACCAAGTCCGGCACGCTCTGCATCCGCGCTCCCCGGCCAG GGATCAGCGCCTTCCTGCGGCAGGCGGACACGCTGGCGGGGGCGGCGCTGGCGGCCGGGCTGGCGCTGCTGGCGGCCTCGGCCGCGCTGTGCCTCAGg CTGAAGCTGCGCGCCCGCACCCCCGAGTGGCTCTGGAGCGTCCGTGCCCACCATGGCCCGGCGTTGCCAGAGCCGCCTCCCCCGCTCTGA